A genomic region of Halichondria panicea chromosome 5, odHalPani1.1, whole genome shotgun sequence contains the following coding sequences:
- the LOC135335971 gene encoding uncharacterized protein LOC135335971, with protein sequence MKTAAFSVLITLSALLRLLTAQGVDLTLQREASGSDVVRAAVNRIQAVLDFDRQLLRRIAFVESRDGTDTDTYRPGYNGGIWQVDEDKFLTTQANSALNVERHDAIREAFDIDWPSVQWRDLRIPLYSGIAARLFLLNVSDTEPIPCDIPGQAAYWKTHYRVYRGIYTCNKADSEETFIEYVNILAKRNPCRVVNDIVMVLEESGNVGEANFNRVREFVIQYVDSLQIGPNNNRVGVITFGTTAQEQFSLDTCSNATSLRNAVADLPYSRQGGTNIPDALCRLLRVFSTEGRTDPSVFRVAMVLTDGQSTVNTNDCGYSSVAEASAALRAASPPINVFAIGVGSNVQRKDLVAIASQEQYIFSSADFSQLLCIQSVQEEQICNTIAATVPRNTTNNGELERGEQVRWEFTISECGVSFNLSVQEGDIVLYASTETTAPNEAIYQLRIEVSATSNSFEAINIIPSLGDNAVNCSFVANVTVFTTIVGENDTNIFTVSTNDQLLTEEEVTTDTTINPPEVEVTVNVAAAIVVTIVVIVLIVGCGSLILVVGCRVRCRIIKKRKRCKCCQSAPILGEKKDTAN encoded by the exons ATGAAGACTGCTGCTTTCAGTGTGCTGATTACTCTCAGTGCATTGCTCCGTCTACTGACTGCTCAGGGAGTGGACTTGACCTTGCAAAGAGAAGCATCTGGGTCCGATGTAGTCAGAGCAGCAGTGAATAGAATCCAAGCTGTACTCGATTTTGATCGACAACTTCTGAGGCGAATTGCTTTTGTTGAATCGAGAGATGGAACTGACACGGATACGTATCGACCTGGCTACAATGGAGGCATATGGCAGGTGGATGAAGATAAGTTTTTAACCACTCAAGCAAATAGTGCACTGAATGTTGAGAGACATGACGCCATAAGAGAGGCGTTTGACATTGATTGGCCAAGTGTGCAGTGGAGGGATTTGAGGATTCCCCTCTATTCGGGAATAGCAGCGAGACTGTTTCTTTTAAACGTTTCTGATACGGAACCTATTCCGTGTGATATACCAGGACAGGCTGCTTACTGGAAGACACACTACCGAGTCTACCGTGGCATTTATACTTGTAATAAGGCTGACTCGGAGGAGACATTTATCGAATATGTTAACATCTTAGCAAAAAGAAACC CCTGTCGAGTTGTCAACGACATTGTGATGGTCCTGGAGGAATCTGGAAATGTTGGGGAGGCCAACTTTAACCGGGTGAGAGAATTTGTTATTCAATATGTGGACAGTTTGCAAATTGGACCGAATAACAATCGAGTAGGTGTGATCACATTTGGCACTACTGCCCAGgagcaatttagtctagacaCCTGCAGCAATGCTACATCCTTGAGAAATGCTGTGGCAGATCTTCCATATAGTCGGCAAGGAGGTACTAACATACCAGATGCTCTCTGTCGACTTCTCCGAGTTTTCTCAACTGAAGGTCGTACGGATCCCAGTGTGTTTAGAGTGGCCATGGTCTTAACTGATGGGCAGTCTACAGTAAACACTAACGACTGTGGCTATTCATCAGTTGCTGAAGCTTCGGCTGCTTTGAGGGCTGCCTCTCCACCTATTAATGTGTTTGCAATCGGAGTCGGGTCAAATGTCCAGAGAAAAGATTTGGTAGCCATTGCCAGTCAAGAGCAGTACATTTTCAGTTCTGCTGACTTCTCACAGTTGTTGTGTATTCAGAGTGTTCAAGAGGAACAGATTTGCAACACAA TCGCAGCAACTGTTCCAAGAAACACCACCAACAATGGTGAACTGGAACGTGGGGAGCAAGTCCGATGGGAATTTACCATTTCTGAATGTGGCGTGTCATTTAATCTCTCTGTACAAGAAGGGGATATCGTTTTGTACGCGTCAACAGAAACCACAGCACCAAATGAGGCCATTTATCAGTTGAGAATTGAAGTTTCAGCCACATCCAATTCTTTTGAGGCCATAAACATTATTCCTTCATTGGGGGACAATGCTGTCAACTGCAGTTTTGTTGCTAATGTCACTGTGTTTACAACTATTGTCGGTGAAAACGATACCAACATATTTACTGTATCTACCAATG ATCAGCTTCTAACAGAGGAAGAAGTTACCACTGACACTACTATAAACCCCCCTGAAGTAGAAGTCACAGTAAATGTTGCCGCTGCCATAGTGGTAACAATTGTGGTGATCGTGCTCATCGTAGGCTGTGGTAGTCTAATACTCGTTGTCGGGTGTCGGGTGAGGTGTCGTATaataaaaaaaagaaaaaggtgCAAATGCTGTCAATCCGCGCCAATACTGGGAGAAAAAAAAGATACGGCTAACTGA
- the LOC135335912 gene encoding adhesion G-protein coupled receptor G6-like, with the protein MGVSSQLLLTLILLLNSTAGMGQVECYSTADFSCSSERPTLRVAGQDCCDEGFLSFNTGADICQLCSGNVICSANIGCTDGFNASQSLSRGECCATGGGVAYTDSAGRCLQCPRSITGCYSEVECNGDIISVSLIESATAQVRECCLSTAGLSYNLLGQCIDCIVYGFLEERLEAVERGQGYMVGIGYIKRPDSVTNLIRGDILVADDGTASVGIDFQISSDRYTVRPGVNQEIIVTYRVDSIAQEPMETAQLQLSITTTPPRGLLARDTLDLIVIDNGSGCKAEVYQNHSWPNTALGSTALSPCPCVEVLDVFAGNVSRQCSGSISEGGMWKDELDLSSCETTLSDISRELCEIALGLSTNKTTQTSNQIANITSRPQNLTASHITLVTAIVEQVAAEAAINQEVRDNYLQTINNIQQADADVIYESQMVMNSSTRILASLETFVVNLNTSTVFRNSTSNRTVLSFETFAITVQDLDPDSFQGQTFAVDLGPVEEAMKNTGVIDQYALMTTNADNRSEIDSLSEDTENSTASLRLSPSLFEKCPTINRTSLWQRLSYSVFLSDVLFLPENRSTNRVGSIVVAARLACLQTNKTVPIRTSFLIRMTDNVNNSRCAVYKTKDQFGAWDTAGCREITSSNGRKDCECRQLGHFGILFDLNPTSLPEKLSIALSTITYIGLSLSVVCLLVFIFTIFVSKKLLADKQNQILINISISLMCLYFTFLIGGFAVGIPPICGFMSALLQYFFLVFFSWMAVEAVWLYLKLVVVTGSQSLTSKFMLKAGLSAWLLPFMIVVVSAGAGYQYYSNPYYCRPTEWPFYFGFILPFVIIYVLNWIVFVAIMVSICKHFRNLQSLRESSVRQQLRNVKENLIIAMCLSIVLGLGWGLGLVSTSSGLVELSFTFQVIFSIFVGSQGVLIFILYGIRNTNFRQLWIKLFSGCRSNTDNFVSSEKGSTNPRDNSSTVGEELSSMSTLSSKQYSLHNEEKK; encoded by the exons atggGAGTTTCAAGTCAACTTCTACTGACATTGATCCTCTTGCTCAATTCCACTGCTG GTATGGGTCAGGTCGAATGTTACAGTACAGCAGACTTCAGTTGCAGTAGTGAACGACCAACATTAAGAGTCGCAGGTCAGGACTGCTGTGATGAGGGATTCTTGTCCTTCAATACAGGAGCCGATATCTGTCAACTGTGCTCCG GAAATGTGATTTGCTCGGCTAACATTGGCTGTACTGATGGCTTTAATGCCAGCCAATCTCTGAGTCGTGGCGAGTGTTGTGCTACTGGTGGGGGAGTGGCTTACACAGACAGTGCAGGAAGATGTTTACAAT GTCCTCGTTCCATCACTGGTTGCTATAGTGAGGTCGAGTGTAACGGAGACATCATTTCTGTAAGTTTGATCGAGTCAGCTACTGCTCAGGTTAGAGAGTGTTGTCTCAGCACTGCCGGACTCTCCTATAACCTACTGGGACAATGCATCGACTGTATCG TGTATGGATTTCTTGAAGAGAGGCTAGAAGCAGTTGAAAGGGGACAAGGCTATATGGTTGGTATTGGGTACATTAAACGACCTGACTCGGTTACCAACCTTATCAGAGGAGACATCCTTGTAGCTGATGATGGGACTGCAA GTGTGGGCATAGATTTTCAGATCAGTTCCGACAGATACACAGTTCGTCCGGGTGTGAATCAAGAAATCATTGTTACGTATCGGGTAGACAGTATTGCTCAAGAGCCCATGGAGACTGCCCAATTGCAACTAAGTATTACTACAACGCCACCAAGGGGATTACTGGCACGTGACACATTGGATCTGATTGTCATTGACAATGGCT CTGGTTGTAAAGCAGAGGTATACCAGAATCATTCTTGGCCCAACACGGCACTAGGGTCTACTGCACTGTCCCCTTGTCCATGTGTAGAAGTATTGGATGTGTTTGCAGGGAATGTCAGCAGACAGTGCTCTGGATCAATCAGTGAGGGAGGTATGTGGAAGGATGAGCTTGACCTCAGCAGCTGTGAGACTACACTTTCAGACATATCCCGGGAATTGTGTGAGATTGCACTA GGACTCTCAACAAATAAGACAACGCAAAcatccaatcagattgccaaCATCACATCCAGACCACAAAATCTGACTGCAAGTCATATCACCTTGGTTACTGCAATAGTAGAGCAAGTAGCAGCAGAAGCTGCTATCAACCAAGAG GTGAGAGACAACTATCTTCAAACAATCAACAATATTCAGCAAGCCGATGCTGACGTCATCTATGAGAGCCAGATGGTAATGAATTCATCAACAAG GATTCTTGCAAGCCTCGAAACATTTGTGGTCAATCTCAATACTTCAACTGTTTTCAGAAACTCCACAAGCAATCGAACTGTTCTCAGTTTCGAAACATTTGCTATCACAGTGCAAGATTTAGACCCTGACAGTTTCCAAGGCCAGACATTTGCTGTTGATTTAGGTCCAGTTGAAGAGGCAATGAAAAATACTGGCGTTATCGACCAATATGCTTTGATGACAACTAATGCTGATAATAGATCTGAGATTGATTCTCTTAGTGAAGACACAGAAAACTCAACTGCCTCTCTACGCTTAAGCCCTTCCTTGTTTGAAAAATGCCCTACAATAAATCGTACTTCACTTTGGCAGAGATTAAGTTACTCTGTTTTTTTGTCTGATGTGCTTTTCCTTCCTGAGAACAGAAGTACTAATCGGGTGGGATCTATTGTGGTGGCTGCAAGACTAGCTTGTCTGCAGACCAACAAGACAGTACCAATACGAACTAGCTTTCTGATCAGGATGACG GATAATGTCAATAACAGCAGGTGTGCTGTGTATAAGACTAAAG ATCAGTTTGGAGCTTGGGACACTGCTGGATGTAGAGAGATAACCAGTTCCAATGGGAGAAAAGATTGCGAGTGCAGACAATTGGGCCACTTTGGAATACTCTTT GATTTGAATCCAACTTCATTACCTGAAAAGCTTTCAATTGCTTTGAGCACCATCACATACATTGGTCTGAGCTTGTCTGTAGTTTGTCTTCTGGTGTTCATATTCACCATTTTTGTCAGCaa GAAGCTACTCGCTGATAAACAGAATCAAATCCTCATCAACATTAGTATTTCCCTGATGTGTTTGTACTTCACCTTCCTCATTGGAGGGTTCGCTGTTGGTATCCCACCTATCTGTGGGTTCATGTCTGCCCTCTTGCAGTACTTCTTCCTAGTGTTTTTCTCCTGGATGGCTGTAGAAGCTGTCTGGCTCTATCTCAAACTGGTAGTAGTAACGGGATCTCAGTCCCTCACCTCCAAGTTTATGCTGAAGGCTGGACTCTCAGCTTGGT TGCTGCCCTTTATGATTGTAGTCGTCAGTGCTGGAGCAGGATACCAGTACTACAGCAACCCATACTA CTGTCGTCCTACTGAATGGCCTTTCTATTTTGGATTCATTCTTCCTTTTGTCATCATCTACGTACTCAACTGGATTGTGTTTGTTGCCATCATGGTGTCCATTTGCAAGCATTTTAGAAACCTGCAGTCACTTCGTGAGAGCTCCGTACGTCAACAGTTGAGGAATGTTAAGGAGAACTTGATCATTGCAATGTGCCTATCGATTGTACTTGGCCTGGGTTGGGGCCTTGGACTAGTATCAACAAGCTCTGGTCTTGTAGAGCTGTCATTCACATTCCAAGTGATATTCTCTATCTTTGTGGGTTCTCAAGGTGTGCTGATTTTTATTCTATATGGTATTCGAAACACTAACTTCCGCCAGCTATGGATAAAACTCTTTAGTGGCTGTAGATCAAATACTGATAACTTTGTGTCTTCTGAGAAAGGGAGCACTAATCCGCGAGATAATTCTAGCACTGTCGGAGAGGAATTATCGAGCATGAGCACATTATCAAGCAAGCAGTATTCCCTACACAATGAAGAAAAGAAATAA